In Azoarcus sp. PA01, the sequence TGCACTTTGGCACGAGACGAGTCCTTCGGGTCTGGAAACACATCGCCGATGTACAGATGAAAGGGCTCTGCCTCCCGAAAGCCCGCGCTATGAAGAAGCAGCGTGACACCCAGATGCTCGGCCACCTCCTGAGCAGGTCGGCCGGCATCGAGGAGTTGCTTGGCAGAAGAAATTTTCGAGTCGGACATCTGTCAGGAGGAACCCAATAATCCCCAGGGGTTGCCCGCCGCTCCGATCCGAGACCCCTTTTTGTTGCCGGCCCTGCTCCACGACAATTGCCGAGATCAGGGCTATAACGTGATCTGTCTGTGCGTGCTTGGGGAACCGGTGCCACCCTCCGATCAAGAGATCCGTAACAAGTACCGATTGCCAGACAGCGTGCCGATACGCCATGAGCTGCCGAACCCACAGGAGCTCGCCGAGACCTCGTCGTTTCTGCTGCGCACCGCACAGGCGTTTGGCTACGAGGAATGGATGTGGAGGTCCGTCGGCGGCATGCTGATCGGCGTTGCTGTGATCGTGCCCGCCATCGATGGCGTGATCCAGTATTGGGCGCCGAAAATTGATGCTGCCTACGAGTATGCGGCGCCTTATCTTGACGCGGTCGCCCAGTCTGGCGTCAGACTGTCTGAGGATCTCATCGCGTTTGGCGGCTCACCCGGTTCGACGACAGAAGAGCGCGGCCGCCTTGTCCTGGCGCCTTATGACGGCTCGAGTTTTGGGCCGTCAGCAAGTGCGTGGCTGACCGTCGGAAAGGCGGTGTTCTGGCGAATCGTGCCGACACGCCATCTTGCGCGACCCTTCCAGGGACCGCTTTCGCACGACACCTTCTGGCTGCCGCAAGGCACGCCCGTGGCATTGGCGGCCGAACATCTGCTGCAGGCGATCCTCGAGGGCTTCATCGCGCCGTCGTTTCACGACCAGGTACACGCACGAGATTGGACTCGTCACGTCCTGCTTCGCGCGTCACTCGACTCCGTGAAAGTGCGCGTTGCGACTTCTGTCGAGGCAGGCGCACACGGCGGCATCCACAAACTGGCTCATCGTTGGTTCAGTGAGACGGAGTCCGCATTGCTTCTCGTTCCGTCTCGCAGTTTATCGGATTCGCGGACCGTCATCATCAATCTTCAACATCCTGATGCACGACGCATCGCGATCGAGAAGGTGAGCCTACGTCCTTCAGCTTAGAACTTATCCGTAAATAGATATACTCTCCCTGAAGCCGCAGTTGCCGCGGTGTTGGGGAGAGGGTATGACCGGGCGAGTTCAATCGTGGGAGGTGACCGATGCGTTCTGGGCGCGTGTGGAGCCACTGATTCCGCCACGCGCGCCCCCTCCGGGCAAGCGGTACGTGCGCAGACCGGGGGCTGGGCGCCCGCCCAAGCCGCCACGACTGGTGTTCGAAGCCATTGTGTATGTGCTGCGCACGGGCTGCCAATGGAAGGCCTTGCCCAAGGAGCGATTCGGCAGCGCCAGCGCGGTGCACAAGCGCTTTCTCGAATAGGAGAAGGCGGGGCTGTTCGAAGCGCTGTGGCAGGCTGGGCTGGCCGAGTACGACGAGATGGAAGGCATTGCCTGGCGCTGGCAAAGCGTGGATGGGGCGATGATGAAAGCGCCTCTGCACAATAAGCCGTCGGGCCCAACCCGACGGATCGGGGGAAAAAAGGGGAGCAAACGTCATCTGCTCGTCGACGGCCGTGGCGTCCCGTTGTCGCTCATCGTGACCGGGGCCAACGTCAATGATGGCAAGCGGCTCGTAGAGGTGCTCAGCGCCATCATGATCAAGCGCAAGAACCCGCCGCGGCGGCGACACAAGCACCTGTGTGCCGATGCTGGATATCGCAGGTGCGGAGAACCGTCAAACCATCGAGGCGCACGGCTATATCCCTCATGGGCGCCTCGAATAACCAGCGATTTCGTCGAAATCGCCTTTGTAAGTCGTTGATTTATCGTGCCTGCAATTTCGAAAAATGAGGTTTTTCGAGGCACCCTCATATGGTCAATCGCCGCAAGGAAGCCGACATGAAACGTCGCAATCCGAAAAAGAAGGCCAGGCGCTGGGTGGTCGAGGTCTGCCACAGCTGGTTCAACCGCTTTCGCAAACTGCTCGTGCGCTACGAGAAACTCGAACGCAGCTTCCTCGCCCTCAATCATCTGGCCACTGCCATCATCGCCTTTCGCAAGGTGCCGCTCAACGTCAATATAATTTACGGATAGATTCTTAAGAGGAACGCGACTTGCCCGGTTATAAGCGATGTTCCCCCGTGCTATGTACCGGCTGAATGTTTCTTGATCATTTCCTCAACTTTCCGAAGAATGTCCGCCTGTGCATCCTTTAGTGCGGTGTTGAACTCAGCGAGGAGTTCTGATTTCAAAACCACCATATCTTTCTTCGACTCTGCCACCGCCTCCGTCAAGTCGGTCGCAACGTCGCGCAGCAGAGCATCGATTTCTCCAGCCACGTAGATAACGTACTCACCATCTGGAATAGCCTGAGATGTTGTCTCAGTTCTCACCCCTCCTCCTGAAGGAAGTTGAACTTCTCGAGTAGTTGTATGATATCGAAACTTAGGCACGGTCATTGGCATTGATTTTTTCCTCTTAGAAGACTGTCAAAATGTTGCAATCCTGATTAGGCTGGCCGAATCAAGAATATTCTTCCGCTCTAAATTTGAGCTCGCCAATTCTCCAAAACCCAATTCAAAAATTGGGTGATCGTCTGAATCAAGAATGGTCCCCGATAACCTGTTGGGGCCTCTAGATGAGGCGCACCATTTACAGTCCGCCGCAACTCCGTAGTTTTTTCTTATTCTTAAGAGTTGGGCGATTAAGTGATAATGCCCGAAATCGAAAAGGTCCGGCCAATAAACCATTGGCACGCCAGGTCCGCATAACATAAACGTGTAAGCAAAAGGCTTGTGTTGTTCGGAACATGGCCAACGCATCTGCCCCATGCGCCCAACACGACAAAGGGGGGACATTCCTGTATCGTGGTTCTCCACAAACGTTACCATCGACTTCCGAATCCACTCGACGTTAACCGTATTTAGTCCGTAGTCAAGATATTGAACGTCATGACGTTGAACCATTTCCTTAAACCGATAGTCCAGCACGTGTGAACTAGTATCTGAAGCCCAGCCGATAACTCGGTCGATAGGATCGACCCCATAGCGCTCGACTAAAGGGTCAAAATCTTCAAGTGGACCGCATCGAATATCTTTTTCAAGTCGGGGCCAGTATTCACCAATCGAAATTATTTCGGCCTTTTGAAGGTTTGTAATCCATTGATTAAAAAGATCTGGATCCATTCCGTAGATCTGGTCCCAACGAAAACCATCAACGTTGCATTCAACCACGAGCCTATTCAAGTTGTGGATAAAGCATGATTGAACGCGAAAACAGCTATGATCGATATCCGCGTCGCCAGCAAGAAAAATCTTTGCTCTTGATTGCTTTTGAGGACAAGCTCTCCAAGATTCCCCGGGGTAATCCCAGATGTCTCTGGTCATTCGCTTATAGTCACGATGATTCGTGACTATATCTACAATCACCTTAATACCGACTTGGTGACACTGTTCAACCAACGTTCGAAGTTCTTCTTCGGTTCCATAAAAGCTGTTCAGGTCAAAGTCAGACCAGAAGTAGCCTTCGCCTCCACCATAGTCGTCTCCGTTCTCCCAAGTGGAACGGTCTATCCATGGAGGAGGAAGATAGATAACCGTAAACCCCAACTCGGCTATATGCTGCGCAAAGCCAGTCAGTATCATGTACCATGATTTATCTGAACCTCGAAGCGTTCCGGTCCCGGAAGTCTTTACCAAATTCCAATGAAACGCCTGGAGTATGATGTCGGTCGGCGCAAGACAGGAGCGCATTCTGTTTTTCTATATCGGAGCCTTATGCGGGACTAAATGCGCTATTGAAAATAACACATTCCCCCATTGTCTTAGAATATTCGACCCGCTTTCTGCTTGACTCGCGCGCAAGGGCATCACAAAGATCATAATCGGCGAGTTCAAGGTCAATGCGATCACGAAGAGCGATCATCTCCTGCAAATTGGATGACGGTCTGTAATATCCGAGGTCGTCGACCGCCTCAGCCGCCGATGGAAGGGGGAGGGTTAAGGAACGGCCAAGACTGTTCACGTCGCCATCGATGTCAATGACGATTTGCCAATGGTCGTGAATCGTTTGCAAGACATTATCTGGTAAAACAGTATATCGGAGTTCGTTCGGTGTTATGTCCTTCAGCTTCTTGCGTGTTTCGGCAAATCCCGGTGCCCGAACAACGTACTCTCCTTCGTACGCCCAATCAATGCGCCAAGGCATAGCCTTCTCGACGAAGTTCGGTTGCGCGCCTTGCGCTGATGAATAATCAAGAATCAGAGCTTTCGATAGAAATCGACGAAGAATGGAAGGGTTTTTCCAGTCGCGAACGGCGATTTCGTAGATCCGAGGGTTGATTGCCGCTGCAGCCAGACACTGCCGAACGGCATACCTTGACCAGTTTGACGCAAGCAATGCGTTGAATTGAAGAAGGTGAAAAGTGATGTGATACGGCCCACGTCGTGAGCTATTTACGAAGTCATGTAGGAGGAGAGGAACAATTCCTTCCCCAGCGAAAATCGACTCCTGTGTGATACACAAGTTAAGAAGGCGGCGGCAATAGCCTAGGGCGACACGACCTATTCGTCCCGGCACTTCGCCGTTTCTTTGATTTAGGATCTCATCGAGCGGGGGGATCTTGCGATCAACCACGAGCTGAGAATAAAAGTGAGAGTCGATAATGGGTTCAGCGATCTTCTTCGCCGCGTTCCATTCGACCACATTTTCCAGGTTTCGATATACCCATTGCAGCTCTGCCGCATCGGCAGATGAAATCGTCGCCTCATTGTAGGAATAGGTAGTAGCTCTGATGTTTGTGTCTCTTACCAACGCACATGGATGCATTGCTTGCAGCAATCCAATGTGCACTTTAGCTGGAACTGATTCAGGATGGGCCTGCTTCCAACGGCGTGCACATTGATCCTTCAACATTATCGTCCAGAAGTACATCCCCGCATCTTTTGTTAGGTCTACCTTCTCGTCTTTCGGCCCGTCCGTCTCAAGGAAGTCCGGCCTCAGTAGATCCAAATACGGCGACTGGTTCTGGTGAGCGTAGTTGTAAGCTTTAAAAACTTGATTCAACGAGTAATCCATCAATACGTTGACGGAGTTCTGCATCCCTAAATGATAATACTCATTTAGCTCGTTAAAGTGCGCGCGAAAGTGGGCAAAGTCATTAAAACGATTGTTTGCAAAACCATAGTTCCTTCTGAGTTCCAAAAATTCGGCGAGATTTTCAATCGGTCTCATGGATTGCTCGCTTGACCAGTTAACAGCAACGGTCACCAACAACTGAATTTCGTGGAGTTCGCGTAGATTCTGCAGGTGAGCGGACTGAAACTGCTTAACGAACTCCACGAGCACCTCGAGCGTTTGGATTTGCATCCGCTGCATTTCGCGGAGCTCCTTACGTATTTCGGTTAACTGATCAATAATGATCTGTTGGTTTTGGAGCACCATATCGAGGCGCTCCATGATTTGTTCGTGACGTTGAGTAGCGATATCTTTGCCTTCGAATAGCGCTCCGGTAATTGCCGCTATACCGCCAAGAAAGTCGCCTGTAGAAAATGCGGTGAACGCAGTGAACGCGGTTTGACCTATTTTTACCGCGGAGTTTAGGGAAGCGCTGATTTATTCCGTTCGCCCTGAGCTTGTCGAAGGGCATTCCCTGCAACAACAAGGGCTTCGACAGGCTCAGCCCGAACGGTTTCGATTTAATCAGCGCTTCCTTAGGTCATTCAAAAGTTTCGGGTCGATCTTGACCACGGTGCTCAGATCGTTGACGATCTGCATAGTAGTCGCAGCAGCGTTCAGGTATTTTTTTGTATTATCGAGGAAGTTCTTTTTGTTCTGAACAGCTTCTAAGCGCTTCGTGAGCGCGACCCGCTCCTCTTCGTCCATCCCCATTAGCTGCTGACGCTTGAGGAACGCAAGCTGGTCCTCGGGGTTCATCGTTGAAAATAGATACTGATTGATGAATGTGACGTCGTTTTCTAGATTGCCGAGCCTGCCACCGAAATCTATCGTTATCTCTTTAAGATCGTCCTTTATGGCGACCAGGTCGCCTTGTATTTGCCGAATATCTTGGTGGTTTTTTAGAGCTAGGCGTTGGATGATTTGGACGTTAGCACTAATATTCTCGACGTCACCCTTTACGTCGTCGATTTGCGTTTGTAGCGCGTCGTCAGCAAGCTGGGAGAAGCGGATATGTGAATTGAGCTTGTCTTCGAGCAAACTGGACATGTAGTGCTGAAACTGGGGCCTCGCCTCGTCTGGGATTTTCGCCAAATCCACATTGGCAAAGATCCCTCGGTCTTTATCGAGAATCTCGCCAATCACCGCGACCTTTTCATTTCTTGAGCCGTTTTTGAATCGCTGTTCAAGGGCATTAAGATCAGCGTTGTACTGGTCTCGAAGTAATCTGAATTGTAGACCAACAAACTTCTCACACTTCGCTTTTGAATCTTGATCTATCGCAGATAAAGTGTAATCAAACAGCGCTTCGGTCGCAGCCGTAACCGTTACCAGTGCAATCGCTGCCGTAGCTCCTACGGGTCCGCCGGCCGCGGCGCCGATTGCGATTGACCCAAGGACTATCTCTTTGTTTAAGCTAATGATGGAGCGACCTAGTTTTGCCTCGGATGTGTAGTGGTTGTGGAGATTGGTTAGATTTTCAATGCGAGTAGCCAGATTTTTGTAGTCTTTTGCTTCGTTTGTGTCAAAAATGTCTTTGTACGAGCGCGCCTCAAAACCAGATGCAATCCCTCTTGCAACGTGGAACAATCCTGACGCCGAATATTTGGTCGCGAGTTCCGCGAGCTGTGTTCTTTTTTCTTCGTCAATGTTGGTCAAGGCGTCTCCCTTCTAGATAGTGGGCTCCAGCGTTGGAATCATTTTGAAACTGTAAAAAACTCACTTCGCGAAATCTGTCTGAATCGCCCCGGGTTTCGCGGAGGCTCCAACTCTTGAGAAGAGGGAGCCATGAAGAGATCAACGAAGTTCTCCTCCGAGGTGGTCGAGCGCGCCGTGCGCATGGTGTTCGAGGCCAAAGACCAGTACGAATCCCAGTGGGCGGCGATCGTCTCGATCGCAGCAAAGATTGGCTGCACGGCGGAAACGCTGCGCCGTTGGGTTCGCCAGCATGAGCGGGACACTGTGCAGCGTGACGGGGTCACGACCGCGGAGGCGGCCCGCCTCAAGGAGCTCGAGCGCGAGGTGCGCGAGCTGAAGAAAGCCAACGAGATCCTGCGCCTGGCCAGCGCGTATTTCGCGCAGGCGGAGCTCGACCGCCGCAACAAGTGATGAACGGCTTCCTCGACACGCACCGCGAGCGCTTCGGGATCGAGCCGATCTGCAGGGTACTGCAGGTTGCCCCGTCCGCTTATCGACGCGCCGTGGCGCGCCGGCGCGATCCGGCCTTGCGCTCGTCGCGAACCCGTCGTGACGAGGTGCTGGCGGGCCACATCGAGCGGGTCTGGCAGGCGAATCTGCAGGTGTATGAAGCGCGCAAAGTGTGGCGGCAGCTGCAGCGCGAAGGCCTCGAGGTCGCGCGCTGCACCGTGGAGCGGCTGATGCGTGCCCAAGGGCTGCGCGGTGCCAGGCGTGGCAAGGCGGTTCGGACCACCCGGCCCGATCCTGCTGCACCTTGTCCGCTCGATCGCGTCAATCGGCAGTTCGCTGCGCCGCGCCCGAACCAGCTCTGGGTCTCTGACTTCACGTATGTCTCGAGTTGGCAGGGTTTTGTGTACGTGGCCTTCGTCATCGACGTCTTCGCCCGCTTCATCGTGGGCTGGCGCGTCAGCCGATCCATGCACACCGAATTCGTGCTCGACGCTCTGGAGCAGGCTCTGTGGGCGCGCCAACCCGAGCGCAACGCTTTGATTCATCATAGCGATCCCGGCTCGCAGTACGTGTCGATCCGCTACAGTGAGCGACTGAGTGAGGCGGACATCGAGCCGTCGGTCGGCAGCCGCGGGGACAGCTACGACAATGCCCTGCCCGAGACGATCAACGGGCTGTACAAGGCAGAAGTCATTCATCGGCGTGGCCCATGGAAAAGCGTTGAAGCGGTCGAGTTGGCCACCCTCGAATGGGTCTCATGGTTCAACTGTCACTGACCGGCACAATAGAGCCACCGATGATCGGCATATAGGAGCCAGCTGGAAGGGGCTCTGACGAACGTCTGCGGGGGTTCAAGATTCGTTGTTTTTCGGGGTGCTGGCAAGGGCTGTTTTGGCCTTGTTTGGACCGTGTCGGGGCGAGCGGTAGGAAGCCCCGTCGAGCGTCAGGCAGTAGGCGTTGTGACGCAGGCGATCGACGGTGGCGGAAGCAAGTAGGCGGTTACCCGGGAAGGCCTGGTCCCACTCGGTGAAGTCGAGGTTGCTGGTGACGACGGTGGCGGCCTGCTCGTAACGTTCGGCGATCAGGTCATGCAGGTCTTCGTCGGCGGGCGAACGCAGCGGTTTCAGCCCGAAGTCATCGATGATGAGGACCGGCACGCGCGCCAGTTGCTGGAGCTTCCGTTCATAGGCTCCGGTAGCCCGCGCCGCATTGAGGCTCGCGAGCAACTGCGAGCAGGACGCGAAGACGACGTCGTGACCCTGGCGCACCGCGCAGTGGCCGAGCGCCTGCGCGAGATGGCTCTTGCCGGTGCCGCAGGGGCCGACGATGAGCACCGGGGCGCGCTCGTCGATGTAGCGCCCCGTGGCCAGATCATGCACCAGCGCGCGGTTGGTCGAGGGCAGCCGGTCGAACTCGAAGCCTTCGAGGGTCTTGGTCGCGCGAAACGCCGCGCGGCGCAGCCGCGTGGCGAACTTCTTCTGCTCGCGCCGCGCGACCTCGTCCTGGATCAGTAGCGCGAGAAATTCCGTGTAGGCGAGCTTCGCGTCAATGGCCTGGCGGTTGCGGGCCTCGAGCGAGTCGAGGATGCCGGAAAGGCGTAACTGCTTGAGCTGCGGCGCCAGTTCGGTGGCGGGATTCATGGTGAGAGACTCCTTGGGTGAGATGGGCGTGCGCCCGGTCAGTGAAGCGAGGGGGATTCGTCAGCGAAGAGCGCCGCGGTGGCACGAGCGAAGCGGGCGCGGTCGGCATAGGGTTCGGTGCTGACCGCGGTGAGCGGCTGCAGGTCGTGGCCGCCGGCGAGGATGGTCTTGACGGTGCGGTAATGCGGGCTGTCGTGGTCGAGCGCACGCGCGCAGGCGGCCTCCAGGCGCGCCGCGCCGTAGCGGCTCTTCAACTGCAGCACGCCTTGGGCGGCGCGTAGCCGCTCACTGATGCGGTCGGTGAGCAGCCGCCCGATGAGCCGGGCGCACGCCTCGCCGATCTCCGCGGCCTGCTGCAGACACCAGCTGCGGTCGTGCGCGAAGAAGCGCTGGGCGGCGGGCGGCAGATGGTCGGTGACGGTGCGCCGCTCGCCGGGACGACGGGCGCGGGCGTGGGTGGCGACCGGTTTGAAGTCCTGATAGACCGTGACGACGGTGTCGGTCGCCCGCAGCCACAGGCGTTTGCCGACCAGGGCGAACGGCACGGAGTACAGCGCGCGCTCGAAGCTGACGTGACAGTCGCGATGCACCGCCACCTGGTGCCAGGTGCCCAGATCCGGCGGCACCGCCGGCAGCGGCCGCAGCACGCTGCGCTCGACGGCGAAGCTCGCGAGCGGCTGCACCCGCGTCGTGCCGTGAATGCGCAGCCCCGCTTCCTGCAACACCCAATCGCGCGCCTGGGCGTTCAGATCGGCCAGATCGCGGAAGCTGCGCGTGGGCAGGAAGTTGCCCTTCACGTATTTGACGCCCGCCTCCACGATCCCCTTCTTCTGCGGATCCTGGGGCGGGCAGGCGTCGATCCGAAAGCCGTAGCCTTCGGCGCATTCGGCGTAGGCGCGCTGCACCTCGGGGTCGTGCGCGCACGCCTTGGTGATCGCGCACTTGGCGTTGTCGATGATGAGGCGAGCGGGCACCGCGCCGAACCACTCGAAGGCGCGCCGATGGCAGCCGAGCCAGGTGCGCACGCTCTGATCCCACACGAACTCGACGTACTGGTGCCGCGAGAAACACAGCGTCATCACGAAGGCCCACGTGCGGCGCAGCTCGCCCGTGGCCGGATCCACGAGCTGCGGGCCGGCGCCGAAATCGACCTGCGCCGCTTCGCCCGGCGCGAACGACAAGCGCACGGTCGCTTCCGGCGGGCGCTCGCGCTCGATCGCGGCAATGAGCCGGCGCACGCTGGAATAGTGCCCGGTGAAACCGTGCTCGCGTTTGAGGGTGGCGTGGATCACCACGCCCGACACGCCCTGCGCCAACCACTGCTCGATGAGCGGCCGGTAGGCGCCAATCGACGACTGCGCGGTCACCGGCAGGCGCGGCCGGCCGATCGCCGCGGCGATCTCGGCGTCCTCCGGCACCGGCTGCGCCGGATCGAGCCAGCCGCGGGCGGCGGCCAACTCCCGGAAACGGGCCGCCTTCGCCCGTCCCATCAGTTTCGCGCGCGCGATCTCGCGCTCGGAGTCGCCCTGACGCATGCGCATCAGGGCCTGGCGGTACTCGTACATCTCGATGCTCCTGCGGGCCACCGGCTCCCTCCTGCCAAACCAAAACCCGGCAGGGTAGCGATGGACCGCTCAAGGTCGAGACGTCCGTCAGAACAACGCTGGCTCCATTACGCCGATCCGGCGCTGGCGCCTATGTGCCGATCCGTGACTGGCTCCAATATGCCGATCACGCCCTGGCCTCAATGTGCCGATCATCAACTGGCTTCAATGTGCCGGTCGATGACATCAACCACCACCGCTTGCTTGAGCCAATCGGGTACATTCCTCCCGCCGAAGCCGAGGCAAACTATTACCGCAACCTGAACGAGGACGATCGCCGCCTGACTCAAACAAAACGGCCTCCGCGAAACCCGGTGCGATTCAGTTTTTCGAGATACCGGCAAGGGCTGTTTTGGCCCGGTTTGGAGCGTGTCGCGGGGCGCGGTACGAGACCCCGTCGAGCGTCAGGCAATAGGCGTTGTGACGCAGCCGATCGACGGTGGCCGAGGCGAGGAGCCGATTGTCGGGGAACGCCTGGTCCGGCCAAGCTTTCGCCGTCTGCCCCTCGCAAACCGCCTTGATCGCCTG encodes:
- a CDS encoding RES family NAD+ phosphorylase — translated: MAEEIFESDICQEEPNNPQGLPAAPIRDPFLLPALLHDNCRDQGYNVICLCVLGEPVPPSDQEIRNKYRLPDSVPIRHELPNPQELAETSSFLLRTAQAFGYEEWMWRSVGGMLIGVAVIVPAIDGVIQYWAPKIDAAYEYAAPYLDAVAQSGVRLSEDLIAFGGSPGSTTEERGRLVLAPYDGSSFGPSASAWLTVGKAVFWRIVPTRHLARPFQGPLSHDTFWLPQGTPVALAAEHLLQAILEGFIAPSFHDQVHARDWTRHVLLRASLDSVKVRVATSVEAGAHGGIHKLAHRWFSETESALLLVPSRSLSDSRTVIINLQHPDARRIAIEKVSLRPSA
- a CDS encoding alpha-amylase family glycosyl hydrolase, which encodes MILTGFAQHIAELGFTVIYLPPPWIDRSTWENGDDYGGGEGYFWSDFDLNSFYGTEEELRTLVEQCHQVGIKVIVDIVTNHRDYKRMTRDIWDYPGESWRACPQKQSRAKIFLAGDADIDHSCFRVQSCFIHNLNRLVVECNVDGFRWDQIYGMDPDLFNQWITNLQKAEIISIGEYWPRLEKDIRCGPLEDFDPLVERYGVDPIDRVIGWASDTSSHVLDYRFKEMVQRHDVQYLDYGLNTVNVEWIRKSMVTFVENHDTGMSPLCRVGRMGQMRWPCSEQHKPFAYTFMLCGPGVPMVYWPDLFDFGHYHLIAQLLRIRKNYGVAADCKWCASSRGPNRLSGTILDSDDHPIFELGFGELASSNLERKNILDSASLIRIATF
- a CDS encoding IS3 family transposase (programmed frameshift), translating into MKRSTKFSSEVVERAVRMVFEAKDQYESQWAAIVSIAAKIGCTAETLRRWVRQHERDTVQRDGVTTAEAARLKELEREVRELKKANEILRLASALFRAGGARPPQQVMNGFLDTHRERFGIEPICRVLQVAPSAYRRAVARRRDPALRSSRTRRDEVLAGHIERVWQANLQVYEARKVWRQLQREGLEVARCTVERLMRAQGLRGARRGKAVRTTRPDPAAPCPLDRVNRQFAAPRPNQLWVSDFTYVSSWQGFVYVAFVIDVFARFIVGWRVSRSMHTEFVLDALEQALWARQPERNALIHHSDPGSQYVSIRYSERLSEADIEPSVGSRGDSYDNALPETINGLYKAEVIHRRGPWKSVEAVELATLEWVSWFNCH
- the istB gene encoding IS21-like element helper ATPase IstB codes for the protein MNPATELAPQLKQLRLSGILDSLEARNRQAIDAKLAYTEFLALLIQDEVARREQKKFATRLRRAAFRATKTLEGFEFDRLPSTNRALVHDLATGRYIDERAPVLIVGPCGTGKSHLAQALGHCAVRQGHDVVFASCSQLLASLNAARATGAYERKLQQLARVPVLIIDDFGLKPLRSPADEDLHDLIAERYEQAATVVTSNLDFTEWDQAFPGNRLLASATVDRLRHNAYCLTLDGASYRSPRHGPNKAKTALASTPKNNES
- the istA gene encoding IS21 family transposase produces the protein MYEYRQALMRMRQGDSEREIARAKLMGRAKAARFRELAAARGWLDPAQPVPEDAEIAAAIGRPRLPVTAQSSIGAYRPLIEQWLAQGVSGVVIHATLKREHGFTGHYSSVRRLIAAIERERPPEATVRLSFAPGEAAQVDFGAGPQLVDPATGELRRTWAFVMTLCFSRHQYVEFVWDQSVRTWLGCHRRAFEWFGAVPARLIIDNAKCAITKACAHDPEVQRAYAECAEGYGFRIDACPPQDPQKKGIVEAGVKYVKGNFLPTRSFRDLADLNAQARDWVLQEAGLRIHGTTRVQPLASFAVERSVLRPLPAVPPDLGTWHQVAVHRDCHVSFERALYSVPFALVGKRLWLRATDTVVTVYQDFKPVATHARARRPGERRTVTDHLPPAAQRFFAHDRSWCLQQAAEIGEACARLIGRLLTDRISERLRAAQGVLQLKSRYGAARLEAACARALDHDSPHYRTVKTILAGGHDLQPLTAVSTEPYADRARFARATAALFADESPSLH